The Apodemus sylvaticus chromosome 5, mApoSyl1.1, whole genome shotgun sequence genome has a segment encoding these proteins:
- the Npdc1 gene encoding neural proliferation differentiation and control protein 1 isoform X2 has protein sequence MATPVPPPSPRHLRLLRLLLSGLILGAALNGATARRPDATTCPGSLDCALKRRAKCPPGAHTCGPCLQSFQEDQRGFCVPRKHQSSGEGLPQPRLEEEIDSLAQELALKEKEAGHSRLTAQPLLEAAQKLLEPATLGFSQWGQRPEPGLPSSHRTSSPTPHTSLSSRASSGPVQMSPLEPQGRHGNVLTLVLILASCLASAAALAVAALCWCRLQRETRLTQKADYTATAKGPPSPSTPRISPGDQRLAHSAEMYHYQHQRQQMLCLERHKEPPKELESASSDEENEDGDFTVYECPGLAPTGEMEVRNPLFDHSTLTAPVPGPHSSAPLQ, from the exons ATGGCGACACCCGTCCCTCCGCCTTCCCCGCGGCACCTGCggctgctgcggctgctgctcTCCGGCCTCATCCTTGGAGCGGCCCTGAACGGTGCCACCGCCCGCCGCCCGG aTGCTACCACCTGTCCTGGGAGCCTGGATTGTGCACTGAAGAGGCGGGCAAAATGCCCACCAGGGGCACACACCTGTGGACCATGCCTTCAGTCCTTCCAGGAGGACCAGCGAGGGTTCTGTGTGCCAAGGAAGCACCAATCTTCTG GGGAGGGCCTGCCCCAGCCCAGACTGGAAGAGGAGATCGATTCTCTGGCCCAGGAGCTGGCACTGAAGGAGAAGGAGGCCGGACACTCAAGGCTAACAGCACAGCCCTTGCTTGAAGCTGCACAGAAGCTCCTGGAACCTG CTACCCTGGGATTCTCACAGTGGGGTCAGCGACCCGAGCCCGGCCTCCCCTCTTCTCACCGAACCTCTTCGCCCACACCCCATACCTCCTTGAGCTCCCGGGCATCCTCTGGACCTGTGCAAATGTCCCCGCTGGAGCCCCAGGGAAGGCATGGGAATGTTCTCACCCTTG TGCTGATCCTGGCTTCCTGCTTGGCAAGCGCCGCCGCCCTGGCTGTGGCAGCCCTCTGCTGGTGTAG GCTTCAGCGAGAGACCCGCCTGACCCAGAAGGCTGACTACACCGCCACAGCCAAGGGGCCCCCTTCACCTTCGACACCACGAATCTCG CCTGGGGATCAGCGGCTGGCACACAGTGCTGAGATGTATCATTATCAGCAccagagacagcagatgctgtgcCTGGAGCG GCATAAGGAACCTCCAAAGGAACTGGAGTCGGCTTCCTCCGATGAGGAGAATGAAGATGGTGACTTCACTGTGTATGAGTGCCCAGGCCTGGCACCA ACGGGGGAGATGGAGGTCCGCAACCCACTGTTTGACCATTCCACGCTGACAGCGCCAGTGCCTGGTCCCCATTCCTCAGCGCCACTACAGTGA
- the Entpd2 gene encoding ectonucleoside triphosphate diphosphohydrolase 2 isoform X2, with amino-acid sequence MAGKLVSLVPPLLLAAVGLAGLLLLCVPTQDVREPPALKYGIVLDAGSSHTSMFVYKWPADKENDTGIVGQHSSCDVQGGGISSYANDPSRAGQSLVECLEQALRDVPKDRYASTPLYLGATAGMRLLNLTSPEATARVLEAVTQTLTQYPFDFRGARILSGQDEGVFGWVTANYLLENFIKYGWVGRWTRPRKGTLGAMDLGGASTQITFETTSPSEDPDNEVHLRLYGQHYRVYTHSFLCYGRDQVLQRLLASALQIYRFHPCWPKGYSTHVPLQDIYQSPCTMGQRPQPFNSSAIVSLEGTSNAALCRDLVSGLFNISFCPFSQCSFNGVFQPPIAGNFIAFSAFYYTVDFLKTVMGLPVRTLKQLEEATEITCNQTWAELQARVPGQKTRLADHCAVAVFIHELLSRGYRFDERSFSGVVFEKKAADTAVGWALGYMLNLTNMIPADLPRLRKGTHFSSWVALLLLFTVLILAALVLLLRQVS; translated from the exons ATGGCTGGAAAGTTGGTGTCACTGGTGCCACCTCTGCTGCTGGCTGCTGTGGGCCTCGCCGGCCTCCTGCTACTGTGCGTCCCTACCCAAGACGTCCGGGAACCGCCCGCCCTCAAG TATGGCATCGTTTTGGATGCCGGCTCGTCACACACATCCATGTTTGTCTACAAGTGGCCAGCAGACAAGGAAAATGACACCGGTATTGTGGGCCAGCACAGCTCTTGTGATGTTCAAG GTGGTGGCATCTCCAGCTACGCAAATGACCCTTCTAGGGCAGGCCAGAGTCTGGTTGAATGTCTTGAACAGGCACTTCGGGATGTGCCCAAGGACAGATATGCCAGCACACCACTCTACCTGGGAGCTACAGCAGGCATGCGCCTACTCAA CCTGACCAGCCCAGAGGCCACAGCCAGGGTGCTTGAGGCAGTGACACAGACGCTCACACAGTACCCCTTTGACTTCCGTGGTGCTCGAATCCTCTCAGGACAGGATGAAGGGGTGTTTGGCTGGGTGACTGCCAACTACCTGCTGGAGAACTTCATCAAG TATGGCTGGGTGGGCCGGTGGACACGGCCAAGGAAGGGAACACTGGGGGCCATGGACCTTGGGGGTGCCTCAACACAGATCACCTTTGAGACAACCAGTCCATCTGAAGATCCAGACAATGAGGTCCATCTGCGGCTCTATGGCCAGCATTACCGCGTCTACACCCATAGCTTCCTCTGCTATGGCCGCGACCAGGTTCTCCAGAGGCTTCTGGCCAGTGCCCTCCAG ATCTATCGCTTCCACCCCTGCTGGCCAAAGGGCTACTCCACCCACGTGCCGCTCCAGGACATCTACCAGTCCCCATGCACTATGGGCCAGCGTCCCCAGCCCTTCAACAGCAGTGCCATTGTCAGCCTGGAAGGGACCAGCAACGCTGCCCTCTGTCGTGACCTTGTCTCTGGGCTCTTCAACATCTCCTTCTGCCCCTTTTCCCAATGCTCCTTCAATGGGGTCTTCCAGCCTCCCATAGCTGGGAACTTCATA GCCTTTTCTGCTTTCTACTACACTGTAGACTTCCTAAAGACAGTGATGGGGCTGCCTGTGAGAACCCTGAAGCAGCTGGAGGAAGCCACAGAGATCACCTGCAACCAGACCTGGGCTGAG CTTCAGGCCCGAGTGCCAGGACAGAAGACCCGCCTGGCTGACCACTGTGCTGTAGCCGTGTTCATACATGAGCTACTGAGCCGTGGCTACCGCTTCGATGAGCGCTCCTTCAGCGGAGTGGTCTTCGAAAAGAAG GCTGCAGACACGGCTGTCGGCTGGGCGCTGGGCTATATGCTGAATTTGACCAACATGATTCCCGCTGACCTCCCGAGACTCCGGAAGGGCACCCACTTCAGCTCCTGGGTTGCTCTCCTGCTGCTCTTCACAGTCCTGATCTTGGCGGCGCTGGTCCTGCTCCTGCGCCAG GTCTCTTAG
- the Entpd2 gene encoding ectonucleoside triphosphate diphosphohydrolase 2 isoform X1 yields MAGKLVSLVPPLLLAAVGLAGLLLLCVPTQDVREPPALKYGIVLDAGSSHTSMFVYKWPADKENDTGIVGQHSSCDVQGGGISSYANDPSRAGQSLVECLEQALRDVPKDRYASTPLYLGATAGMRLLNLTSPEATARVLEAVTQTLTQYPFDFRGARILSGQDEGVFGWVTANYLLENFIKYGWVGRWTRPRKGTLGAMDLGGASTQITFETTSPSEDPDNEVHLRLYGQHYRVYTHSFLCYGRDQVLQRLLASALQIYRFHPCWPKGYSTHVPLQDIYQSPCTMGQRPQPFNSSAIVSLEGTSNAALCRDLVSGLFNISFCPFSQCSFNGVFQPPIAGNFIAFSAFYYTVDFLKTVMGLPVRTLKQLEEATEITCNQTWAELQARVPGQKTRLADHCAVAVFIHELLSRGYRFDERSFSGVVFEKKAADTAVGWALGYMLNLTNMIPADLPRLRKGTHFSSWVALLLLFTVLILAALVLLLRQVRSGKSPGAL; encoded by the exons ATGGCTGGAAAGTTGGTGTCACTGGTGCCACCTCTGCTGCTGGCTGCTGTGGGCCTCGCCGGCCTCCTGCTACTGTGCGTCCCTACCCAAGACGTCCGGGAACCGCCCGCCCTCAAG TATGGCATCGTTTTGGATGCCGGCTCGTCACACACATCCATGTTTGTCTACAAGTGGCCAGCAGACAAGGAAAATGACACCGGTATTGTGGGCCAGCACAGCTCTTGTGATGTTCAAG GTGGTGGCATCTCCAGCTACGCAAATGACCCTTCTAGGGCAGGCCAGAGTCTGGTTGAATGTCTTGAACAGGCACTTCGGGATGTGCCCAAGGACAGATATGCCAGCACACCACTCTACCTGGGAGCTACAGCAGGCATGCGCCTACTCAA CCTGACCAGCCCAGAGGCCACAGCCAGGGTGCTTGAGGCAGTGACACAGACGCTCACACAGTACCCCTTTGACTTCCGTGGTGCTCGAATCCTCTCAGGACAGGATGAAGGGGTGTTTGGCTGGGTGACTGCCAACTACCTGCTGGAGAACTTCATCAAG TATGGCTGGGTGGGCCGGTGGACACGGCCAAGGAAGGGAACACTGGGGGCCATGGACCTTGGGGGTGCCTCAACACAGATCACCTTTGAGACAACCAGTCCATCTGAAGATCCAGACAATGAGGTCCATCTGCGGCTCTATGGCCAGCATTACCGCGTCTACACCCATAGCTTCCTCTGCTATGGCCGCGACCAGGTTCTCCAGAGGCTTCTGGCCAGTGCCCTCCAG ATCTATCGCTTCCACCCCTGCTGGCCAAAGGGCTACTCCACCCACGTGCCGCTCCAGGACATCTACCAGTCCCCATGCACTATGGGCCAGCGTCCCCAGCCCTTCAACAGCAGTGCCATTGTCAGCCTGGAAGGGACCAGCAACGCTGCCCTCTGTCGTGACCTTGTCTCTGGGCTCTTCAACATCTCCTTCTGCCCCTTTTCCCAATGCTCCTTCAATGGGGTCTTCCAGCCTCCCATAGCTGGGAACTTCATA GCCTTTTCTGCTTTCTACTACACTGTAGACTTCCTAAAGACAGTGATGGGGCTGCCTGTGAGAACCCTGAAGCAGCTGGAGGAAGCCACAGAGATCACCTGCAACCAGACCTGGGCTGAG CTTCAGGCCCGAGTGCCAGGACAGAAGACCCGCCTGGCTGACCACTGTGCTGTAGCCGTGTTCATACATGAGCTACTGAGCCGTGGCTACCGCTTCGATGAGCGCTCCTTCAGCGGAGTGGTCTTCGAAAAGAAG GCTGCAGACACGGCTGTCGGCTGGGCGCTGGGCTATATGCTGAATTTGACCAACATGATTCCCGCTGACCTCCCGAGACTCCGGAAGGGCACCCACTTCAGCTCCTGGGTTGCTCTCCTGCTGCTCTTCACAGTCCTGATCTTGGCGGCGCTGGTCCTGCTCCTGCGCCAGGTGCGCTCTGGCAAGTCCCCAGGCGCCCTCTAG
- the Npdc1 gene encoding neural proliferation differentiation and control protein 1 isoform X1, whose protein sequence is MATPVPPPSPRHLRLLRLLLSGLILGAALNGATARRPDATTCPGSLDCALKRRAKCPPGAHTCGPCLQSFQEDQRGFCVPRKHQSSGEGLPQPRLEEEIDSLAQELALKEKEAGHSRLTAQPLLEAAQKLLEPAATLGFSQWGQRPEPGLPSSHRTSSPTPHTSLSSRASSGPVQMSPLEPQGRHGNVLTLVLILASCLASAAALAVAALCWCRLQRETRLTQKADYTATAKGPPSPSTPRISPGDQRLAHSAEMYHYQHQRQQMLCLERHKEPPKELESASSDEENEDGDFTVYECPGLAPTGEMEVRNPLFDHSTLTAPVPGPHSSAPLQ, encoded by the exons ATGGCGACACCCGTCCCTCCGCCTTCCCCGCGGCACCTGCggctgctgcggctgctgctcTCCGGCCTCATCCTTGGAGCGGCCCTGAACGGTGCCACCGCCCGCCGCCCGG aTGCTACCACCTGTCCTGGGAGCCTGGATTGTGCACTGAAGAGGCGGGCAAAATGCCCACCAGGGGCACACACCTGTGGACCATGCCTTCAGTCCTTCCAGGAGGACCAGCGAGGGTTCTGTGTGCCAAGGAAGCACCAATCTTCTG GGGAGGGCCTGCCCCAGCCCAGACTGGAAGAGGAGATCGATTCTCTGGCCCAGGAGCTGGCACTGAAGGAGAAGGAGGCCGGACACTCAAGGCTAACAGCACAGCCCTTGCTTGAAGCTGCACAGAAGCTCCTGGAACCTG CAGCTACCCTGGGATTCTCACAGTGGGGTCAGCGACCCGAGCCCGGCCTCCCCTCTTCTCACCGAACCTCTTCGCCCACACCCCATACCTCCTTGAGCTCCCGGGCATCCTCTGGACCTGTGCAAATGTCCCCGCTGGAGCCCCAGGGAAGGCATGGGAATGTTCTCACCCTTG TGCTGATCCTGGCTTCCTGCTTGGCAAGCGCCGCCGCCCTGGCTGTGGCAGCCCTCTGCTGGTGTAG GCTTCAGCGAGAGACCCGCCTGACCCAGAAGGCTGACTACACCGCCACAGCCAAGGGGCCCCCTTCACCTTCGACACCACGAATCTCG CCTGGGGATCAGCGGCTGGCACACAGTGCTGAGATGTATCATTATCAGCAccagagacagcagatgctgtgcCTGGAGCG GCATAAGGAACCTCCAAAGGAACTGGAGTCGGCTTCCTCCGATGAGGAGAATGAAGATGGTGACTTCACTGTGTATGAGTGCCCAGGCCTGGCACCA ACGGGGGAGATGGAGGTCCGCAACCCACTGTTTGACCATTCCACGCTGACAGCGCCAGTGCCTGGTCCCCATTCCTCAGCGCCACTACAGTGA